Proteins from a single region of Nerophis ophidion isolate RoL-2023_Sa linkage group LG10, RoL_Noph_v1.0, whole genome shotgun sequence:
- the LOC133560811 gene encoding uncharacterized protein LOC133560811 — protein MCHVLFWVERLFVSNNLCFTYIPPAVLCILWGQRSSHHDRMIQPLPPTLPRCPLDSLDVWDPSFGWAAKVSFATGEAQLSSFPVRPPQTQVSNPVGLRVAQSSPVGLRSPPSTLVGLGTRTVQLPGGPEDADGAAACCTSSAEADGAAAIFFVVCCCAAANLLRHLQQALRRLHDLQFIGHTSSYAKDLGLDDCSCWSTVATRVCLLVGHRCCQYVGTYLARCNGFYLTLSRWLWGHMA, from the exons ATGTGTCATGTGCTGTTTTGGGTTGAACGCCTCTTTGTAAgtaataatttgtgttttacttACATTCCGCCTGCCGTTCTCTGCATCCTTTGGGGTCAACGCTCATCACACCATGACAGAATGATCCAACCC CTCCCTCCAACACTTCCCCGTTGTCCGTTGGACTCTTTGGATGTCTGGGATCCGTCATTTGGGTGGGCGGCTAAGGTCAGCTTTGCGACAGGGGAGGCACAGCTCTCATCTTTCCCAGTGAGACCACCGCAGACGCAGGTGTCAAACCCGGTGGGCCTGCGGGTGGCGCAGTCAAGCCCAGTGGGCCTGCGGTCGCCGCCGTCAACCCTGGTGGGCCTGGGGACGCGGACGGTGCAGCTGCCTGGTGGGCCTGAGGACGCCGACGGTGCAGCCGCCTGCTGTACCAGCTCTGCAGAAGCAGACGGTGCAGCCGCCATCTTCTTCGTCGTCTGCTGCTGTGCAGCCGCCAATCTTCTCCGTCATCTCCAACAGGCTCTTCGCCGCCTCCACGACCTCCAGTTTATCGGTCACACAAGCAGCTATGCCAAGGACCTGGGCCTGGACGACTGCAGCTGCTGGTCCACTGTGGCCACTCGTGTCTGCCTTCTCGTTGGCCACAGATGTTGCCAATACGTGGGCACCTACCTCGCCAGATGCAACGGCTTTTACCTGACTCTTTCCCGTTGGCTGTGGGGGCACATGGCATGA